A stretch of DNA from Nonlabens ponticola:
GAGCATTTTAAGGTCGCACCCATGTTAGGTCATATCACAACTTTTGGTGGTAATCCAGTGATCGCGGCTGCAGCCTGTGCAACCGTGCAGGAAATTATTTCACGTGATTTGATGAATGCTGTTATGGATAAAGAATTACGCTTTCGCGAAAGCTTACAATCCAAACACATCAAGGAAATACGAGGAACTGGTCTCATGCTAGCCATCATATTGCACGACGACCGATTCACTTCTCAAATAGTTGACGAGTGTAGAGAAAGAGGTGCCATATTCTTCCTGCTGCTATTTGAAAAACGAGCTATAAGAATCACTCCAGCTTATACAGTAGGTGATGAAGATTCTACTAAAGCAATCAATATTTTGCTAGAAGTGATTCACAAATTTTACGACTAAAGGCGGCAATTTTAAGCTGTTTATAAAATGTTGACAAGAGAATTGCGTGAATCGTCGAGACTTTGGCAAATATTTTGACCTTAGTAACAAGCAGTATTCAAAATATGGCAAGTATGGACTTTGACTTAAATAATGAAGGCGGCTATAGCATCGAGAAGTTTGAGTCTATGCTCAAAACTAACGAGGTTGGCTTTTTTGACAGTGATGAATTTGAGCAAATTATCGAGCATTATTTAGAGTCTGGAAAAATGGCCAATGCCCGTAAAGCCATACACCTGGCGCTGGCACAGCATCCATCATCTATGAACATTCAATTGCTTCATGCAGAGATGTTGGTGTTTGACAACAGGTTTGATGATGCTCATGAAGTTTTGAATACATTACACGAGGTACAGCCAACCAATTCAGAAATATTTATTCAAAAAGCAAACATATTCTCTAAGACAGAGCGTCATGATCTAGCCATTGATTTATTGAAAAAAGCCTTAGATCTGACTGACGACAAGGCAGATGTTTATAATCTCATAGGTATGGAATTTCTTTTTATAGAAGATTATTCTAACGCCAAGGTCAATTTTATGCAGTGTCTAGAGATTGATGACACAGACTATAGCGCGCTCTATAATATTATGTATTGCTTTGATTTTCTAGGTGAACACCAGCAGGCGATTGATTTCCTCAACATGTTTCTTAATGAAAATCCTTATAGTGAAGTGGCATGGCATCAAGTAGGCAAACAATATTTTGACTTGAAAATGTATGAGAAGTCACTTGCGGCTTTTGAATTTGCTATCATCAGTGACGAGCATTTTGTAGGTGCTTATCTAGAAAAAGGAAAAGTGCTGGAGAAACTAGGGCGATATAATGAAGCCATCGAGAATTATCAAATCACGCTGACACTAGACGATCCTACCTCGTTTGCTTATTTGAGGTTAGGTAAATGCTACCAGAAATTGGGTGTTGATGAGTTGGCGATAAAGTTTTTTAAAAAGACTATTACTGAGGATCCATTATTGGACAAAGGATGGATTAGTATTATAGATTACTACAGCCGTAAACTTAACTATCCAAAGGCACTCACCTACGCTGAAAAAGCAACAGAGGTAGATGCAGAAAATGCCCTGTATTGGATACGTTATGCAGATTTAAACAAGCGTCTTAACTTCTTCGAAGAGGCTGAATATGGTTATAGACGTGCTATTGAGCTAGGTAATTATGAAGAGCAAACCTGGTTATCGCGTGCTGATATATTGCTCGCACTAGGTGAGTATCGAGCAGTGATCTCAAACTTAAACCACGGTCTTGAGTTTTACCCTGATCATGTAGAGATGGTGTATCGACTCGCTGGGATTTACTTTACCTTGAATCAACTTAATGAGGCAAGGTTTCACCTGCAAAATGCGCTAAAGACAGATCCTGAATTTATCATCATCCTTGAGGAACTATATCCAGCAGTGTATGAGATGGACGAAGTTCAAGATCTTATCGCTAGTCTAAAGTAATGTTGTTTTTTTTTAAGAAATATTTTGTCGCAGATCTATTGCATGACGCAGTTGACATGCATAACCACGTTTTGCCGGCAATCGACGATGGTTCACCAGACATTGATACTACTGGCGAGATGCTTGATCTATATGCGCAATTAGGGTTTTCAAAGATCTATGCAACACCACATACGATGGAAGATTATTATTCCAACGACGTGAAAAGTATTAGTGATTGTTATAAAAAAACGATAGACGCTTTGAAAAATCATGAACATGCATCGCTTTTATCCCAACCTGCCTCAGAGTATATGATGGATGCATCGTTTGAGAAGTTGTTAGATCAGGGTAACTATATGACACTGCCTGATGAACATTTACTATTCGAATTCAGCTACTTTCAAAAACCCATACAAGCGGAAGAACTCATCTTCAAAATGCAACAATTAGATCTAAAACCAATATTAGCGCATCCTGAACGATATCGCTATTTGAAGATTCAGGATATAATTGATTTAAAAAATAGAGGCTGTAAACTGCAACTTAACTTGTTGTCTTTATCAGGACATTACGGTAAGGACGCCTTCGAAAAAAGTAAAAACTTACTACAAAACGGCAAGTTTGATCTGGTAGCGACAGATGCTCATAAGCCAGCACATCTAGAAAAGATTAAAGAATTGATGGTTAAGAAGTCTATACACAACGATCTTAAAAGATTGCTTGACGTACAATCAGATGTTTTCAAATAGCATTTTTTATTTCAGCTTTACAGCTTTGAGAAACTTGACCCAAGCACTGTCTTTATCAACTCCATAGCTGTAAGCATACTTGTTACCATACCCAAAGTTGGCCTGCTTAACATTGTTAAGCACCATTGCTACATTATGAAGCTTATTAGCCTTGATAGTGTCTGAGGTATATTCTAATAATGACTTTTCAGTATAATTTGCGCGGGCAACATATACGGTAACATCAGCACGTTCACTAATTAACAAAGTATCCGTCACTAACATGGATGGCGCAGAATCGATAATAACTACATCATAATTATCGCGACCGTATTGCATTAATTCATCTACTCTAGGACTAAGCCATAATTCTGCTGGGTTAGGTGGTATGGCTCCAGACAGCATGATATTTAAATTTTCATTTGCATCACTGGCGTAGACAAGCTCTGAAGCATGGTATTGTTGACTGGATAAATATTCAGTAACGCCTTTTAGACTTTTACTTCCTTTACTAAGGTATCTATGCAATTGAGGATTGCGGATATCACCACCTATCAATAGTACGTTCATTCCAGAATTTGCCATTGTCATAGAAAGATTAAAGGATACTAATGTTTTTCCTTCCCCTTTTACCGTAGACGTGACTATTATGATAGGGGTCTTACCATCTGAACTCATATTTAACGCAGATAGTTTGAACTGTAAGTTAGTACGTAAAATCCTGAAGGATTCTGCTAGAACAGATCTATCATTTTTATTTATGCGGTCTGATTCATCACTAGAAAGCTTAGGGATTTCACCAATGAACGAAGTGTCTGGTAATTTTTTGGTTACATCTTTTCTGTTTTCAATTTTATCATTCAATAAATTAGAGAGATAAATGAATGCAAAAGGTATAACTAGACCTAAAATAACGGCACCGCCTAACACGATTTGAGTTTTAGGCGACACTGGACTATTTGAAACCCAAGCCCTATCAACGATTTTGGCCTTAGGAGCAGTCACGGCAAGCGATATTGCAGTTTCTTCTTTCTTCTGTAATAAAAAAAGATAGATAGACTCCACAATAGTTTGTTCACGCTCAATTCCTCTAGCTATTCGTTCGGTAGTAGGCACTTCACTAATCCTATTGGATATTCTATTTCCTTGAGCATTAAGGCGATTCAGCCTAGTTTCTAATGACCTTATATAATTACTCAATGAAGATTTAATCGCTGTACGCAATTTTTGTATTTCAGCTTGTAAATCCTGAACCACTGGATTCAAGTCTGTTGCAACCTCGCTTGCTCTTATATATTGTAAAACAAGTGTGTTGTACTGATCAATTGTGTTATTGATAGAAGCACTAGAGAGAATCTCATTTGCTGGTAACAACTCTTGATTATCTAGATTTTCTATAAAATTATTTAGATCTGTGGCAATTTGGAGTTGTGTTCTAGCTTCAATTTCGCGTGTCAGGTACTCTGCGTTATTTGTCAAGTTTAAGGCAGTTTCGGCCTGTATATCAGTCAAATTATTAGAATCCTTGAAACTCTCTTTGCGATATTCTACTGAGTCTAGCGAAAGTGCCACGCTGGCCAGACGTTCATCAATAAAATTGACCGTATTACGGGCAACAATATTCTTATCTTCCGTAGCGTCCTTATTATATTCAATAGCCAATTGATTTAAAATATCAGCAGCTTTTGCTGGTACTGGGTCTTGAATACTCAAATTGATTACACTTCCTCGAGCCACTGCTGCCTCAACATTCAACAGACTTGCATACTTTCTTGCGACGTCCTCGACAGATGCTACTTGGACCTTATAAACATCTTCTGGGTAAGATCTAGACTGCGTTACAACTGTATCATTTTCTTTATTATCAATTTTAGATAACGTAGGTACGAAAGCCACTTCAGTTCCTTTATAGTAAAATGATTCACCAAATTTTACACTATTAGAATAGTTGTTTTCCTCGTCGACAAGATTGATAATAGTATCAGATGAAATCTTGGCCTTAAAGCTAAAACTCTTAAAGTTTTTTGGTGATCTTAAATCATTGGCTACAATTAATTGGAACGGTAGATTTCCATAAGCCTCAGACGTTTTAAAATTACCTTCTCTAAAATAGGATACTCTCAAATTGAGTTGTTCAACTACATTTGCCATCATTCTTCTAGATGTCAAAACTTCAATCTCATTTTCTACGGTATTGAAGCTGTTACCTAAAACTCCTAAATCTCCCAAGGCACCTAGTTCTGAAACACCACCTGCTCTAGTATCCTTGATAAGGATAGAAGAGTCAGCCTTATAAATTTCAGTGGTATATCTTAAATAAACAAGAGCAATAGATAATAAGAGTAAAACACATAATAAAAATAACCACCATTTTTGAAGGTAAGGTTTCAATTGTTCCTTCAGGTCTGTATTTTGTTCGCTAGTGATACTACTATAGTTTTCCATTATCGAGTTGTGAACAAGATTACTAGTGATATTACAGTTGAGGCAATAGAAAGATATAAAGCATTATTCTTATCAAATGAAGCAGCATTAGCCTGGGTACGATTTTGACCTACATAAAGAACATCATTTTGTTGCAGATAGAATAAATCACTGTCAAGGACATCAGTTTGAGTAAGGTCAATGGTATGACTCTCTTGCACTCCATTTACATCTCTCAATAAGAGAACATCTTGTCTTTTACCGTATAGGGTAAGATCTCCTGCCAGACCCAAGGCTTGCGGCAATGTCAAACGTTCATCGGTGACAAAAAATGTTCCTGGTTGCGACACTTCTCCCAAAATGGTGATTTTAAAATTTGCAAACCTTATAGTAAGAACTGGATCTACGATGTATTTTTTGTATTCTTCCAGTAGCTCAGATTCTAATTGAAATCTTGTCTTACCGGCAACTTTCCACATACCTAATTCCGGCAAATTGATATAACCTTTATTATCCACCAAATAGTCCAGCAATTTAGGCTGTCCATTTATGCTTGACAGGTCTGAATCTTCAGCTGATGGTGCGATTCTATTATAACGGTTTGCCACACTCATGTCTGAACTTGTAACGATGATAGATAATCTATCATTGTATTTTATGATAGATTCATAAATCGGAGGTTCAAATTGCTTCTGCTCTGCAGCATCTTGAAAATAGAGGATTTTCTTTTTTGACGTACAGTTAGAGAATGTAATACTTATAAAAAATATCGTGATTAAGAATTTAAATCGCACACAGGATGTTTTAAGGAATTGCAAATATAGCAAATGATTATTCTGATTTTGCTGGTAAGTCGAGTACCTCGTAAATACTATTTTCACTAATGAATTCTGGCACTAATTTTTTGAGTTTTGATATCATAAAAATATCCTCGCCATTCTCTGCCGCGGCAGCTATTTCAATGATATGATTTAACACATCATCAAGCGCCATCGGTTGGTCTGTGGCGCGCATAATTTTTTTATGGTGAGTTGGCAGTGTCGTAGCCTTATCACTTAATAGCTCCTCGTAAAGCTTCTCACCTGGTCTAAGCCCAATGACTTTAATTTCAATATCCTCTCCAGGCTCATATCCTGATAATTTTATCATCTTGTGAGCTAGATCCATAATACGCACAGGATCACCCATATCAAATACAAAAACCTCACCACCTTGACCCATTATTCCTGCCTGCAATACTAGTTGACATGCCTCTGGAATTGTCATGAAATAGCGTATGATATTTTCATGAGTCACTGTTACGGGACCACCTTCTTCTATTTGCTTTTTGAAGTGCGGAATTACAGATCCATTAGAACCCAAAACGTTACCAAATCGGGTGGTGATAAATCGAGTATCTGTTGAAACATCATCAGCAAGTGCTCTAACATATATTTCTGCAGCACGCTTACTCGCACCCATAACGTTAGTGGGATTAACCGCTTTGTCTGTACTTACCATAACAAACCGATCAACCTTAAATTGGGACGATAAGTCTGCTAGGTTTACTGTTCCTAAAATATTCACCTGTATGGCTTCGGTAGGATTGCGTTCAATAAGAGGCACATGTTTATAAGCAGCGGCATGAAACACAACAGAGATCTTATGCTCTTCAAAAATGTTTACCAAGCGATTTTTTTTACGCACATCACCTAATAAAAACAAATAGTCAACATCAGG
This window harbors:
- a CDS encoding tetratricopeptide repeat protein codes for the protein MDFDLNNEGGYSIEKFESMLKTNEVGFFDSDEFEQIIEHYLESGKMANARKAIHLALAQHPSSMNIQLLHAEMLVFDNRFDDAHEVLNTLHEVQPTNSEIFIQKANIFSKTERHDLAIDLLKKALDLTDDKADVYNLIGMEFLFIEDYSNAKVNFMQCLEIDDTDYSALYNIMYCFDFLGEHQQAIDFLNMFLNENPYSEVAWHQVGKQYFDLKMYEKSLAAFEFAIISDEHFVGAYLEKGKVLEKLGRYNEAIENYQITLTLDDPTSFAYLRLGKCYQKLGVDELAIKFFKKTITEDPLLDKGWISIIDYYSRKLNYPKALTYAEKATEVDAENALYWIRYADLNKRLNFFEEAEYGYRRAIELGNYEEQTWLSRADILLALGEYRAVISNLNHGLEFYPDHVEMVYRLAGIYFTLNQLNEARFHLQNALKTDPEFIIILEELYPAVYEMDEVQDLIASLK
- a CDS encoding tyrosine-protein phosphatase — encoded protein: MHNHVLPAIDDGSPDIDTTGEMLDLYAQLGFSKIYATPHTMEDYYSNDVKSISDCYKKTIDALKNHEHASLLSQPASEYMMDASFEKLLDQGNYMTLPDEHLLFEFSYFQKPIQAEELIFKMQQLDLKPILAHPERYRYLKIQDIIDLKNRGCKLQLNLLSLSGHYGKDAFEKSKNLLQNGKFDLVATDAHKPAHLEKIKELMVKKSIHNDLKRLLDVQSDVFK
- a CDS encoding GumC family protein, which codes for MENYSSITSEQNTDLKEQLKPYLQKWWLFLLCVLLLLSIALVYLRYTTEIYKADSSILIKDTRAGGVSELGALGDLGVLGNSFNTVENEIEVLTSRRMMANVVEQLNLRVSYFREGNFKTSEAYGNLPFQLIVANDLRSPKNFKSFSFKAKISSDTIINLVDEENNYSNSVKFGESFYYKGTEVAFVPTLSKIDNKENDTVVTQSRSYPEDVYKVQVASVEDVARKYASLLNVEAAVARGSVINLSIQDPVPAKAADILNQLAIEYNKDATEDKNIVARNTVNFIDERLASVALSLDSVEYRKESFKDSNNLTDIQAETALNLTNNAEYLTREIEARTQLQIATDLNNFIENLDNQELLPANEILSSASINNTIDQYNTLVLQYIRASEVATDLNPVVQDLQAEIQKLRTAIKSSLSNYIRSLETRLNRLNAQGNRISNRISEVPTTERIARGIEREQTIVESIYLFLLQKKEETAISLAVTAPKAKIVDRAWVSNSPVSPKTQIVLGGAVILGLVIPFAFIYLSNLLNDKIENRKDVTKKLPDTSFIGEIPKLSSDESDRINKNDRSVLAESFRILRTNLQFKLSALNMSSDGKTPIIIVTSTVKGEGKTLVSFNLSMTMANSGMNVLLIGGDIRNPQLHRYLSKGSKSLKGVTEYLSSQQYHASELVYASDANENLNIMLSGAIPPNPAELWLSPRVDELMQYGRDNYDVVIIDSAPSMLVTDTLLISERADVTVYVARANYTEKSLLEYTSDTIKANKLHNVAMVLNNVKQANFGYGNKYAYSYGVDKDSAWVKFLKAVKLK
- a CDS encoding polysaccharide biosynthesis/export family protein, whose protein sequence is MRFKFLITIFFISITFSNCTSKKKILYFQDAAEQKQFEPPIYESIIKYNDRLSIIVTSSDMSVANRYNRIAPSAEDSDLSSINGQPKLLDYLVDNKGYINLPELGMWKVAGKTRFQLESELLEEYKKYIVDPVLTIRFANFKITILGEVSQPGTFFVTDERLTLPQALGLAGDLTLYGKRQDVLLLRDVNGVQESHTIDLTQTDVLDSDLFYLQQNDVLYVGQNRTQANAASFDKNNALYLSIASTVISLVILFTTR